Within Candidatus Thermoplasmatota archaeon, the genomic segment AGTCTCCCGTGACGTACGACGCGGCGTCGCTTGCGAGGTACACTGCCGCGTGCGCGATCTCGTCCGCTTCCGCGAAGCGCGAAAGCGGCACCGTCGAGAGGATGCGGTCCTTAATCTCGGGCGTCGGGAACAGGTGCGACGACGCGCCCTCCGTGTCGACGGGCCCCGGCGCGATCGCGTTCACGCGGATGCCGCGGTGCGCCCACTCGAGCGCGAGCGAACGCGTGAGGTTCAGGACGCCCGCCTTCGCCGCGCCCGAGTGCGCGACCAGCGGCGCCGCGGCGTACGCGTACGTCGCGATGATGTTCGTCACCGACGCGCGGCCGGCGCGCTTCTCGAGAAGCGGAAGCATGGCCTTCGAGACGTGGAACGTGCCCGTAAGCACGATGTTCACGACCGCGTTCCACCCATTGGGGGAAAGGTCCGACACGGGCGCGAGGAAGTTGCCGGCCGCGTTGTTCACGAGGATGTCGAGCGCGCCGAACTCGCGCTCGATCTCGTCCCGCAGCGCCTCGACGCGCGCGAAGTCGCGCACGTCCACCGGCACGGCGAGCGCCCTGCGGCCGCGCTTGCGGATCTCCTCCGCGACGGGGTCGAGGTGCTCCTTCTTGCGCGATGCGACGACGACGTCGGCGCCGTG encodes:
- a CDS encoding SDR family oxidoreductase; translated protein: PSTAPAKRSPYRPDLLAGYTALVTGGGTGMGRAMALAFADHGADVVVASRKKEHLDPVAEEIRKRGRRALAVPVDVRDFARVEALRDEIEREFGALDILVNNAAGNFLAPVSDLSPNGWNAVVNIVLTGTFHVSKAMLPLLEKRAGRASVTNIIATYAYAAAPLVAHSGAAKAGVLNLTRSLALEWAHRGIRVNAIAPGPVDTEGASSHLFPTPEIKDRILSTVPLSRFAEADEIAHAAVYLASDAASYVTGDCLIIDGGLSWSTRFLGE